From Oscillospiraceae bacterium CM, a single genomic window includes:
- a CDS encoding cupin domain-containing protein produces the protein MTRKELNIMTNRNDMSSEYVLKDYGPRPLVINIDKATKQNNTFRTALWTGNHLQVTLMSINIGEEIGAESHPELDQFLRIEQGQGLVKMGYRLEDMNMQAKVADGDAILVPAGTWHNLINTGSIPLKLYSIYAPPQHPPGTVHRTRADAMAAEHSH, from the coding sequence ATGACACGAAAGGAGCTGAACATCATGACGAATCGGAACGATATGAGTTCCGAGTATGTCCTGAAAGACTATGGTCCACGACCGTTAGTCATAAATATTGATAAGGCAACCAAGCAGAACAATACATTCCGCACAGCACTGTGGACAGGAAATCATCTTCAAGTAACCCTGATGAGCATCAACATCGGCGAGGAAATCGGCGCCGAGAGCCACCCGGAGCTTGACCAATTCCTACGGATTGAGCAGGGTCAGGGTCTTGTGAAAATGGGTTATCGCCTCGAAGACATGAATATGCAGGCAAAAGTTGCTGACGGTGACGCAATCCTCGTGCCAGCAGGGACATGGCACAATCTCATAAACACGGGGAGCATACCGCTCAAGCTGTACTCCATATATGCGCCGCCCCAGCATCCCCCCGGTACCGTTCACAGAACAAGAGCAGACGCGATGGCTGCCGAGCATAGCCACTGA
- a CDS encoding precorrin-8X methylmutase, with the protein MDWHTLAPMDIEKRSFEIITAELGEKTLDPSLAPVIKRVIHTTADLDYADTLYFSPGAVEAGKTALSGGAQIVTDTHMAEAGISKAALHKLGGRIHCFIADDDVAASAKERNVTRAAVSMEKACALSGPLIIAVGNAPTALLRLDELISEGRIRPDLIIGVPVGFVNVVESKEIIKASGVPCILSLGRKGGSNVAAAICNALLYTLGTRA; encoded by the coding sequence ATGGACTGGCATACGCTTGCGCCAATGGACATTGAAAAACGAAGCTTCGAAATTATTACAGCGGAATTGGGCGAAAAAACGCTCGACCCGTCGCTTGCACCTGTTATCAAACGCGTCATCCACACGACGGCGGATCTCGATTATGCCGACACACTCTATTTTTCGCCGGGTGCCGTCGAAGCGGGGAAAACGGCGCTGTCAGGCGGCGCGCAGATTGTGACGGACACGCATATGGCCGAGGCCGGGATCAGCAAAGCTGCCTTGCATAAGCTCGGCGGCCGCATTCACTGCTTTATTGCCGATGACGACGTGGCCGCGTCGGCAAAAGAGCGAAACGTGACGCGCGCGGCCGTCAGCATGGAAAAAGCCTGTGCATTGAGCGGCCCGCTGATTATTGCAGTGGGCAACGCGCCAACGGCGCTGCTTCGCCTTGATGAGCTCATTTCGGAAGGACGTATCCGGCCTGACCTCATCATTGGCGTGCCTGTCGGCTTCGTCAATGTGGTGGAGAGCAAGGAGATTATTAAAGCATCTGGCGTTCCCTGTATCCTATCGCTTGGCAGAAAAGGCGGCAGCAACGTTGCCGCTGCCATATGCAACGCCCTTTTATACACGCTCGGAACGCGGGCGTAA
- the cbiE gene encoding precorrin-6y C5,15-methyltransferase (decarboxylating) subunit CbiE gives MGIHIVGVGMGGENTLTAEGKQAMMEADVLIGAERLLAAATAHTSAVRHAAIQPADILRVIEQNRGRNICVLMSGDVGFYSGAKKLIEALGDHDYALIAGLSSVQYFAAKLCRPWQAWKLVSAHGKSCDAVTPVRDNAETFFLTGGALTVQAICRELCAAGFGGCTVTVGERLGSDDERIIRKTAQDLAQDETTQLAVMLVENPTPRRLVSCGFADEAFTRGDIPMTKSEVRSVILSKLCLREDDIVYDIGAGTGSVTVETALLAKKGHVFAFERAREGCQLIAENAQKMKVTNITVVEGDVPQTLEGQPVPDAAFIGGSGGNLEEILELLLARNPKIRLVVSAVALETLGKATAAFFRLPLADVEVSQIAVSRSRRMGGYHMMIAQNPVYVISGTGSPA, from the coding sequence ATGGGCATTCATATTGTCGGTGTGGGAATGGGTGGCGAGAATACCCTGACTGCAGAAGGCAAGCAGGCCATGATGGAAGCGGACGTCCTCATTGGTGCCGAGAGGCTTTTAGCTGCGGCGACCGCTCATACATCGGCTGTGCGCCACGCGGCGATACAGCCCGCGGATATCCTTCGGGTGATTGAGCAAAACCGTGGGCGGAATATCTGTGTCCTGATGAGCGGGGACGTTGGTTTTTACAGCGGCGCAAAAAAGCTCATAGAGGCGTTGGGTGATCATGACTATGCGCTGATTGCCGGGCTCTCCAGCGTTCAATATTTCGCCGCCAAGCTCTGCCGTCCATGGCAGGCGTGGAAACTCGTCAGTGCCCATGGGAAATCGTGCGACGCTGTCACACCCGTGCGCGACAACGCCGAAACGTTTTTTTTGACAGGCGGCGCTTTGACGGTGCAGGCGATCTGCCGCGAATTATGTGCGGCCGGTTTTGGCGGGTGCACGGTCACTGTCGGCGAGAGACTCGGCAGTGACGACGAGCGCATCATAAGAAAAACAGCACAGGACTTGGCACAAGACGAGACGACGCAGCTTGCCGTCATGCTGGTTGAAAATCCGACCCCGCGCCGGCTCGTTTCTTGCGGCTTCGCAGACGAAGCGTTTACCCGCGGTGATATCCCGATGACAAAAAGCGAAGTCCGCAGCGTCATCCTTTCAAAACTATGTCTGCGGGAAGACGATATTGTTTATGACATCGGCGCCGGGACGGGCTCTGTTACCGTGGAGACGGCCCTGCTGGCGAAAAAAGGCCATGTCTTTGCATTTGAGAGGGCGCGTGAGGGTTGCCAGCTTATTGCTGAAAACGCGCAGAAAATGAAGGTAACGAACATCACCGTCGTCGAAGGTGACGTCCCGCAGACGCTTGAAGGGCAGCCTGTGCCGGACGCGGCGTTTATCGGCGGAAGCGGCGGTAATCTTGAAGAGATTTTAGAGCTTTTATTGGCACGCAATCCGAAAATCCGACTTGTCGTCAGCGCCGTCGCGCTGGAGACGCTGGGAAAGGCGACAGCCGCATTTTTTCGCCTACCGCTTGCTGACGTTGAGGTTTCGCAAATTGCCGTCAGCCGGTCGCGGCGCATGGGCGGATATCATATGATGATCGCGCAGAATCCCGTGTATGTTATCAGCGGTACGGGGTCTCCAGCGTGA
- the cobK gene encoding precorrin-6A reductase produces MKKLLIFGGTGDAPPLLRALAPYKLDITLCVATEYGRLTAPGNLAGLTVKTGRLNAAQIEELLRSGGYACVIDATHPYAFEVTKNIRAALSKTGVPGFRLLRAESTCAGAVIVKTMADAAICLNETADNVLLTTGSKELSAFTAVRDFEKRLYPRVLPTASSIEACLIAGFPAEHIIAMQGPFSKELNIALMRQFQIKTLVTKDGGTTGGFPEKQEAAAALGARLIVVSRPDDAGLSLEDVVLGVTALLEGD; encoded by the coding sequence ATGAAAAAGCTCCTCATTTTCGGGGGAACAGGTGACGCGCCCCCGCTGCTCAGGGCGCTTGCGCCGTATAAGCTTGACATAACACTCTGCGTCGCGACGGAATACGGACGCCTGACAGCCCCCGGCAATTTGGCGGGATTGACGGTCAAAACAGGCCGCTTGAACGCGGCGCAAATCGAAGAGCTGCTCCGCAGCGGTGGATACGCCTGTGTCATCGACGCAACGCATCCCTACGCGTTTGAGGTTACGAAGAATATCAGGGCTGCCCTTTCAAAAACGGGGGTGCCGGGTTTCCGGCTGCTCAGAGCAGAAAGCACCTGCGCCGGTGCTGTCATCGTTAAAACGATGGCGGACGCGGCAATATGCTTAAACGAGACGGCCGACAATGTGCTGTTGACAACAGGGAGCAAGGAGCTTTCGGCTTTTACGGCCGTCAGGGATTTTGAAAAGCGGCTTTACCCACGCGTTCTGCCGACGGCGTCATCGATTGAGGCCTGCCTTATAGCTGGTTTTCCGGCCGAGCACATCATTGCCATGCAGGGGCCGTTTTCAAAAGAGCTGAATATTGCCCTTATGCGACAGTTTCAGATCAAAACGCTGGTGACAAAAGATGGCGGTACGACGGGCGGTTTTCCGGAAAAGCAGGAAGCGGCGGCGGCGCTTGGCGCACGGCTTATCGTTGTCAGCCGGCCGGACGACGCCGGGCTGTCGCTTGAAGACGTGGTTTTAGGTGTCACAGCGCTTTTGGAGGGGGATTAA